From Cataglyphis hispanica isolate Lineage 1 chromosome 3, ULB_Chis1_1.0, whole genome shotgun sequence, a single genomic window includes:
- the LOC126848152 gene encoding uncharacterized protein LOC126848152 isoform X1, with product MNLMFRKNFGGEKGSGGGGLGGGGLGEVRPVLGSAYGTGGTSFGQLGTRFGAARVGVGQSVVGGARGPARRSREFGYSPSMGDHEHQGHGYRTHLFLSPPAGGALGSPPEEPGERLGPPPRRNSGPHVIKWGGGGPVGSAQGAQTANQARRKQNQKESSDPPTPTASRQQVSFSGNRASGTYTPLVVSGNSPPRGEPISLATLDRDCFIIPLASLERFLPAGVPHAPVADKKRPGSPLSVLEVEDPKQCVLAHFMTPLEPLDPLIESPVSRPLVLQRDTAAELVAELAPSASQSILLTNMEKNADFPFITYYLINKQNTDPMDFYNEVQCAALRKFDPRDLRYAANHTLDLFNEVATIARPPLEPPGGRPPIPSTGYIVSIFKVFEGDDGLKFEQNWLYWTGARMIYRYLPKSVGLRRITLHKSTSQGDKMYLLICECSQLQDNLSAAAILLPALRARLCGHIGLYRPSVCF from the exons ATGAATCTTATGTTCCGCAAGAATTTCGGAGGCGAGAAGGGATCCGGTGGTGGCGGACTAGGTGGTGGAGGACTAGGGGAAGTTCGGCCCGTCCTGGGGAGCGCTTACGGAACCGGCGGTACCTCGTTCGGTCAGCTAGGGACGCGTTTCGGCGCGGCGCGCGTCGGCGTCGGCCAGTCGGTGGTCGGCGGCGCACGTGGACCCGCACGACGCAGCCGGGAGTTCGGATACTCTCCGTCGATGGGCGATCACGAGCACCAGGGCCACGGCTATCGTACTCACTTGTTCCTGTCACCGCCCGCAGGTGGGGCGCTTGGCTCGCCACCCGAGGAACCGGGCGAGCGGCTGGGTCCGCCGCCGCGCCGAAATTCGGGACCTCATGTGATCAAGTGGGGCGGCGGCGGGCCCGTCGGTTCAGCGCAGGGTGCGCAGACCGCGAATCAAGCTAGGAGAAAGCAAAACCAGAAGGAATCTTCCGATCCACCGACCCCGACTGCGTCAAGGCAG CAGGTATCTTTCAGTGGTAACCGTGCTTCCGGCACTTACACACCCCTCGTGGTCTCTGGAAACAGTCCACCACGAGGCGAACCAATTTCCTTGGCCACTTTGGACCGTGACTGTTTCATCATACCTCTCGCTTCTCTCGAACGTTTTTTACCAGCGGGTGTGCCA caTGCTCCTGTCGCCGACAAAAAAAGACCGGGTAGTCCTTTATCGGTTCTCGAGGTCGAGGATCCGAAGCAATGCGTTCTCGCGCATTTCATGACGCCGTTGGAGCCTCTAGATCCCTTAATTGAATCTCCAGTATCTCGTCCATTGGTTTTACAACGCGATACCGCCGCAGAACTAGTCGCCGAGTTAGCACCCTCTGCGTCGCAAAGTATTTTGCTTACAAATATGGAGAAGAACG CGGATTTCCCGTTcatcacatattatttaataaacaagcaAAATACGGATCCCATGGATTTTTACAATGAAGTTCAATGCGCGGCTTTACGTAAGTTCGATCCCCGAGATCTCAGATATGCAGCCAATCACACATTGGATCTATTCAATGAGGTAGCAACTATCGCAAGACCGCCGCTCGAACCACCCGGTGGAAGACCACCCATTCCGTCCACCGGCTATATAGTATCgattttcaaagtttttgaAGGTGATGATGGTCTtaaatttgaacaaaattgGCTCTATTGGACAG GTGCGCGGATGATATATCGATACTTGCCAAAATCGGTGGGTCTGAGGCGGATTACTTTACACAAATCGACATCGCAAGGTGACAAGATGTATCTGTTAATCTGCGAATGCTCACAACTGCAAGACAATTTATCCGCTGCGGCAATACTTTTACCGGCACTTCGCGCACGCCTGTGCGGACACATCGGGCTTTACAGACCCTCCGTGTGTTTCTGA
- the LOC126848152 gene encoding uncharacterized protein LOC126848152 isoform X2, with protein sequence MNLMFRKNFGGEKGSGGGGLGGGGLGEVRPVLGSAYGTGGTSFGQLGTRFGAARVGVGQSVVGGARGPARRSREFGYSPSMGDHEHQGHGYRTHLFLSPPAGGALGSPPEEPGERLGPPPRRNSGPHVIKWGGGGPVGSAQGAQTANQARRKQNQKESSDPPTPTASRQVSFSGNRASGTYTPLVVSGNSPPRGEPISLATLDRDCFIIPLASLERFLPAGVPHAPVADKKRPGSPLSVLEVEDPKQCVLAHFMTPLEPLDPLIESPVSRPLVLQRDTAAELVAELAPSASQSILLTNMEKNADFPFITYYLINKQNTDPMDFYNEVQCAALRKFDPRDLRYAANHTLDLFNEVATIARPPLEPPGGRPPIPSTGYIVSIFKVFEGDDGLKFEQNWLYWTGARMIYRYLPKSVGLRRITLHKSTSQGDKMYLLICECSQLQDNLSAAAILLPALRARLCGHIGLYRPSVCF encoded by the exons ATGAATCTTATGTTCCGCAAGAATTTCGGAGGCGAGAAGGGATCCGGTGGTGGCGGACTAGGTGGTGGAGGACTAGGGGAAGTTCGGCCCGTCCTGGGGAGCGCTTACGGAACCGGCGGTACCTCGTTCGGTCAGCTAGGGACGCGTTTCGGCGCGGCGCGCGTCGGCGTCGGCCAGTCGGTGGTCGGCGGCGCACGTGGACCCGCACGACGCAGCCGGGAGTTCGGATACTCTCCGTCGATGGGCGATCACGAGCACCAGGGCCACGGCTATCGTACTCACTTGTTCCTGTCACCGCCCGCAGGTGGGGCGCTTGGCTCGCCACCCGAGGAACCGGGCGAGCGGCTGGGTCCGCCGCCGCGCCGAAATTCGGGACCTCATGTGATCAAGTGGGGCGGCGGCGGGCCCGTCGGTTCAGCGCAGGGTGCGCAGACCGCGAATCAAGCTAGGAGAAAGCAAAACCAGAAGGAATCTTCCGATCCACCGACCCCGACTGCGTCAAGGCAG GTATCTTTCAGTGGTAACCGTGCTTCCGGCACTTACACACCCCTCGTGGTCTCTGGAAACAGTCCACCACGAGGCGAACCAATTTCCTTGGCCACTTTGGACCGTGACTGTTTCATCATACCTCTCGCTTCTCTCGAACGTTTTTTACCAGCGGGTGTGCCA caTGCTCCTGTCGCCGACAAAAAAAGACCGGGTAGTCCTTTATCGGTTCTCGAGGTCGAGGATCCGAAGCAATGCGTTCTCGCGCATTTCATGACGCCGTTGGAGCCTCTAGATCCCTTAATTGAATCTCCAGTATCTCGTCCATTGGTTTTACAACGCGATACCGCCGCAGAACTAGTCGCCGAGTTAGCACCCTCTGCGTCGCAAAGTATTTTGCTTACAAATATGGAGAAGAACG CGGATTTCCCGTTcatcacatattatttaataaacaagcaAAATACGGATCCCATGGATTTTTACAATGAAGTTCAATGCGCGGCTTTACGTAAGTTCGATCCCCGAGATCTCAGATATGCAGCCAATCACACATTGGATCTATTCAATGAGGTAGCAACTATCGCAAGACCGCCGCTCGAACCACCCGGTGGAAGACCACCCATTCCGTCCACCGGCTATATAGTATCgattttcaaagtttttgaAGGTGATGATGGTCTtaaatttgaacaaaattgGCTCTATTGGACAG GTGCGCGGATGATATATCGATACTTGCCAAAATCGGTGGGTCTGAGGCGGATTACTTTACACAAATCGACATCGCAAGGTGACAAGATGTATCTGTTAATCTGCGAATGCTCACAACTGCAAGACAATTTATCCGCTGCGGCAATACTTTTACCGGCACTTCGCGCACGCCTGTGCGGACACATCGGGCTTTACAGACCCTCCGTGTGTTTCTGA
- the LOC126848152 gene encoding uncharacterized protein LOC126848152 isoform X4 — MGDHEHQGHGYRTHLFLSPPAGGALGSPPEEPGERLGPPPRRNSGPHVIKWGGGGPVGSAQGAQTANQARRKQNQKESSDPPTPTASRQQVSFSGNRASGTYTPLVVSGNSPPRGEPISLATLDRDCFIIPLASLERFLPAGVPHAPVADKKRPGSPLSVLEVEDPKQCVLAHFMTPLEPLDPLIESPVSRPLVLQRDTAAELVAELAPSASQSILLTNMEKNADFPFITYYLINKQNTDPMDFYNEVQCAALRKFDPRDLRYAANHTLDLFNEVATIARPPLEPPGGRPPIPSTGYIVSIFKVFEGDDGLKFEQNWLYWTGARMIYRYLPKSVGLRRITLHKSTSQGDKMYLLICECSQLQDNLSAAAILLPALRARLCGHIGLYRPSVCF, encoded by the exons ATGGGCGATCACGAGCACCAGGGCCACGGCTATCGTACTCACTTGTTCCTGTCACCGCCCGCAGGTGGGGCGCTTGGCTCGCCACCCGAGGAACCGGGCGAGCGGCTGGGTCCGCCGCCGCGCCGAAATTCGGGACCTCATGTGATCAAGTGGGGCGGCGGCGGGCCCGTCGGTTCAGCGCAGGGTGCGCAGACCGCGAATCAAGCTAGGAGAAAGCAAAACCAGAAGGAATCTTCCGATCCACCGACCCCGACTGCGTCAAGGCAG CAGGTATCTTTCAGTGGTAACCGTGCTTCCGGCACTTACACACCCCTCGTGGTCTCTGGAAACAGTCCACCACGAGGCGAACCAATTTCCTTGGCCACTTTGGACCGTGACTGTTTCATCATACCTCTCGCTTCTCTCGAACGTTTTTTACCAGCGGGTGTGCCA caTGCTCCTGTCGCCGACAAAAAAAGACCGGGTAGTCCTTTATCGGTTCTCGAGGTCGAGGATCCGAAGCAATGCGTTCTCGCGCATTTCATGACGCCGTTGGAGCCTCTAGATCCCTTAATTGAATCTCCAGTATCTCGTCCATTGGTTTTACAACGCGATACCGCCGCAGAACTAGTCGCCGAGTTAGCACCCTCTGCGTCGCAAAGTATTTTGCTTACAAATATGGAGAAGAACG CGGATTTCCCGTTcatcacatattatttaataaacaagcaAAATACGGATCCCATGGATTTTTACAATGAAGTTCAATGCGCGGCTTTACGTAAGTTCGATCCCCGAGATCTCAGATATGCAGCCAATCACACATTGGATCTATTCAATGAGGTAGCAACTATCGCAAGACCGCCGCTCGAACCACCCGGTGGAAGACCACCCATTCCGTCCACCGGCTATATAGTATCgattttcaaagtttttgaAGGTGATGATGGTCTtaaatttgaacaaaattgGCTCTATTGGACAG GTGCGCGGATGATATATCGATACTTGCCAAAATCGGTGGGTCTGAGGCGGATTACTTTACACAAATCGACATCGCAAGGTGACAAGATGTATCTGTTAATCTGCGAATGCTCACAACTGCAAGACAATTTATCCGCTGCGGCAATACTTTTACCGGCACTTCGCGCACGCCTGTGCGGACACATCGGGCTTTACAGACCCTCCGTGTGTTTCTGA
- the LOC126848152 gene encoding uncharacterized protein LOC126848152 isoform X3: MTSGQRNRSVVYPEQRYSYMPCPLYDTGGALGSPPEEPGERLGPPPRRNSGPHVIKWGGGGPVGSAQGAQTANQARRKQNQKESSDPPTPTASRQQVSFSGNRASGTYTPLVVSGNSPPRGEPISLATLDRDCFIIPLASLERFLPAGVPHAPVADKKRPGSPLSVLEVEDPKQCVLAHFMTPLEPLDPLIESPVSRPLVLQRDTAAELVAELAPSASQSILLTNMEKNADFPFITYYLINKQNTDPMDFYNEVQCAALRKFDPRDLRYAANHTLDLFNEVATIARPPLEPPGGRPPIPSTGYIVSIFKVFEGDDGLKFEQNWLYWTGARMIYRYLPKSVGLRRITLHKSTSQGDKMYLLICECSQLQDNLSAAAILLPALRARLCGHIGLYRPSVCF, encoded by the exons GTGGGGCGCTTGGCTCGCCACCCGAGGAACCGGGCGAGCGGCTGGGTCCGCCGCCGCGCCGAAATTCGGGACCTCATGTGATCAAGTGGGGCGGCGGCGGGCCCGTCGGTTCAGCGCAGGGTGCGCAGACCGCGAATCAAGCTAGGAGAAAGCAAAACCAGAAGGAATCTTCCGATCCACCGACCCCGACTGCGTCAAGGCAG CAGGTATCTTTCAGTGGTAACCGTGCTTCCGGCACTTACACACCCCTCGTGGTCTCTGGAAACAGTCCACCACGAGGCGAACCAATTTCCTTGGCCACTTTGGACCGTGACTGTTTCATCATACCTCTCGCTTCTCTCGAACGTTTTTTACCAGCGGGTGTGCCA caTGCTCCTGTCGCCGACAAAAAAAGACCGGGTAGTCCTTTATCGGTTCTCGAGGTCGAGGATCCGAAGCAATGCGTTCTCGCGCATTTCATGACGCCGTTGGAGCCTCTAGATCCCTTAATTGAATCTCCAGTATCTCGTCCATTGGTTTTACAACGCGATACCGCCGCAGAACTAGTCGCCGAGTTAGCACCCTCTGCGTCGCAAAGTATTTTGCTTACAAATATGGAGAAGAACG CGGATTTCCCGTTcatcacatattatttaataaacaagcaAAATACGGATCCCATGGATTTTTACAATGAAGTTCAATGCGCGGCTTTACGTAAGTTCGATCCCCGAGATCTCAGATATGCAGCCAATCACACATTGGATCTATTCAATGAGGTAGCAACTATCGCAAGACCGCCGCTCGAACCACCCGGTGGAAGACCACCCATTCCGTCCACCGGCTATATAGTATCgattttcaaagtttttgaAGGTGATGATGGTCTtaaatttgaacaaaattgGCTCTATTGGACAG GTGCGCGGATGATATATCGATACTTGCCAAAATCGGTGGGTCTGAGGCGGATTACTTTACACAAATCGACATCGCAAGGTGACAAGATGTATCTGTTAATCTGCGAATGCTCACAACTGCAAGACAATTTATCCGCTGCGGCAATACTTTTACCGGCACTTCGCGCACGCCTGTGCGGACACATCGGGCTTTACAGACCCTCCGTGTGTTTCTGA
- the LOC126848195 gene encoding cytochrome c oxidase assembly factor 5 has product MMQFEEEGETLKDKSRCANIRADLKMCLLQSNCCKIYKRTPKECLRTHDGTVPDECFALRNTFFECKHSIIDGRRRFRGPKGY; this is encoded by the exons atgATGCAATTTGAAGAAGAAGGCGAAACGTTGAAAGACAAATCTCGCTGTGCAAACATTCGCGctgatttaaaaatgtgtttgCTCCAAAGTAACTGCTGCAAAATT tacaAGCGTACTCCTAAAGAATGCCTTAGGACACATGATGGCACAGTACCCGATGAATGCTTTGCCTTacgaaatacattttttgagTGTAAACATTCTATa ATTGATGGAAGAAGGCGGTTTAGGGGTCCTAAAGGATATTAA
- the LOC126848136 gene encoding LOW QUALITY PROTEIN: CWF19-like protein 2 (The sequence of the model RefSeq protein was modified relative to this genomic sequence to represent the inferred CDS: inserted 2 bases in 1 codon) — translation MEQLAACNALQIDKVTSSDKDIISSVHRKSSKKSLSKKRKTDKKKYKKHKKRRSSSSSSETDDSDKLEWVEKKIEDQTSSYNIENSIDNEIQAKPLKRDEWMNVESFLPYLSKSDIKKQKLNTKEEDKTRNLLDKPGQSDRELNPYWKDGGDGLPKISPGRFDNSQVWDANWLKKSLRRAEEQAHRDGKTLEEVATERWGSLETIQSMIINAEKRSNTEQNKYFKKYYNVSRHNKNSHGISSSRLRNRSRSRSRSKERTGKYNIPDYFSRHVKQKQSFQRPKDSDNYYQQTTHSSTSRPKNIRKHESGLIESSKLEETKTENISNINEMYKNKNIEILTEAEMNKLGARIIKAEIMGDNELAAQLKAQLEQARKLSATNKTNVQEETVILTKTDAKGIARPILPRSQSKQFTENYRKKKSVETHVSGESXCYFADDNKYSLQEMFQREKGRSTNEDERIFTRLVAKNADHVDDMFEQQITRTDSEEKQDRRDRSHAIKEHIHLSNSMENCSWCLDSKNMLKHMIVTMDSMICLSLPAYTSLTTSQCILTPIQHVACQLQLDEDVWYRLKEFKKELIKMFMKEDLYPIFFEVYKKRRKFSHMQLQCIPLPKETGESAPIYFKKALLECETEWSINKKIVSLKDKDIRHAVPNGLPYFMVEFASHPGYAHVIEDEEMFPKNFAEEIIGGMLDIDCNLWRKPKRQSFDEQRIKMLKFTEIWKKHNSLQSDDI, via the exons ATG GAACAATTAGCCGCTTGCAATGCATTGCAAATTGATAAGGTAACATCTAGTGATAAAGATATTATCTCATCTGTGCATAGAAAATCAAGCAAAAAATCTTTGTCTAAAAAGAGgaaaactgataaaaaaaaatacaaaaaacataaaaaaagaagaagttcATCTTCAAGTAGT gaAACTGATGACAGTGATAAATTGGAAtgggtggaaaaaaaaattgaagatcaAACCTCTTCATATAACATTGAAAATTCTattgataatgaaatacaAGCAAAACCGCTTAAAAGAGATGAATGGATGAATGTGGAAAGTTTCCTtccatatttatcaaaatctgatataaaaaaacaaaaattaaatacgaaaGAGGAAGACAAAACCAGAAATCTCCTAGATAAACCAGGCCAAAGCGACAGAGAGTTAAATCCATACTGGAAAGATGGAGGTGATGGATTACCTAAAATTAGCCCAGGAAGATTTGATAATTCACAAGTTTGGGATGCAAACTGGTTAAAAAAAAGTCTTCGACGTGCTGAGGAACAAGCTCATAGAGATGGTAAAACTTTAGAAGAAGTGGCTACAGAACGTTGGGGT tCTCTAGAAACTATACAATCCATGATAATTAATGCAGAAAAAAGGTCAAATACTGaacagaataaatatttcaaaaaatattacaatgttaGTAGACATAACAAAAATTCACATGGAATTTCAAGTTCAAGATTAAGAAATCGCTCGAGATCTAGATCTAGAAGTAAAGAACGTactggaaaatataatatacctgACTATTTCTCACGTCACGTAAAGCAAAAACAAAGCTTTCAAAGACCGAAAGATagtgataattattatcaacaaaCTACACATAGTTCTACTAGTAGAcccaaaaatattagaaagcaTGAATCTGGGTTAATTGAATCATCGAAATTGGAAGAAACTAAAACAGAGAATATTAGTAACATaaatgaaatgtataaaaacaaaaatattgaaattttaacagaaGCAGAAATGAACAAATTAGGAGCAAGAATTATTAAGGCTGAAATAATGGGTGATAAT gAATTAGCAGCTCAGCTTAAAGCGCAATTAGAGCAGGCAAGAAAACTTTCTGCAACAAATAAGACTAATGTACAAGAGGAAACTGTGATTCTTACAAAAACTGATGCAAAAG GTATTGCAAGACCAATTCTACCCAGGAGTCAATCTAAgcaatttacagaaaattatagaaagaaGAAATCTGTGGAAACACATGTCTCTGGCGAGAG ATGCTATTTTGcagatgataataaatattccttACAAGAAATg TTTCaacgagagaaaggaagatcCACAAATGAAGATGAAAGGATATTTACTAGACTTGTTGCTAAG AATGCAGATCATGTAGATGATATGTTTGAACAACAAATTACACGTACAGATTCTGAAGAGAAGCAAGACAGGCGAGATCGTTCGCATGCAATCAAGGAACACATACATTTATCTAATTCAATGGAAAATTGTTCGTGGTGCTTAGATTCGAAGAATATGTTAAAGCATATGATAGTTACAATGGATTCCATGATTTGCTTAAGTCTGCCTGCTTATACTTCCTTGACTACTAGTCAATGTATATTGACACCTATACAACATGTAGCTTGTCAGTTGCAATTAGATGAAGATGTATGGTATAGACTCAAG gaatttaaaaaagaattgataaaGATGTTTATGAAAGAAGATCTTTatccaatattttttgaagtgTATAAAAAACGTcgtaaattttcacatatgcaATTACAGTGTATTCCATTACCAAAAGAAACTGGTGAATCAGcaccaatatattttaag aaagctTTATTGGAATGCGAAACTGAATGGTctattaacaagaaaatagtttctttaaaagataaagatatacgTCATGCTGTACCAAATGGTTTACCATATTTTATGGTAGAGTTTGCTTCACATCCCGGTTATGCTCATGTAATTGAAGATGAAGAAATGTTTCCGAAGAATTTTGCCGAG GAAATAATAGGCGGTATGCTGGACATAGATTGTAATCTATGGCGAAAACCAAAAAGACAAAGTTTTGATgaacaaagaataaaaatgctaaAGTTTAcagaaatatggaaaaaacaCAATTCTTTGCAATCAGacgatatttaa
- the LOC126848157 gene encoding protein arginine methyltransferase NDUFAF7, mitochondrial encodes MYNIISNMRLLRLLHIFEKCVNTFSTTNIHTKQQYGNFTLLKRLCSSNYLDKKSDLYRQLYAKILACGPITLADYMKEILIHPTAGYYTTKDVIGQKGDFITSPEISQLFGEIIAIWIINEWRKISKESIQLVELGPGRGTLISDMLRVFKKLNILNKISVHLVEVSPVLSVIQAKKLCIESRDSELRINENQKNSVTHYREGVTKDGVNIYWYHTINDVPREFSVFIAQEFFDALPIHKFQKTDKGWREVLVDIIQEPKQEKFRYVLSQMPTAACKVYLSPNEKREHVEVSPQCSVIIDYMSQFLWECGGFALIIDYGHEGEKTDTFRAFYQHKLHDPLLNPGTADLTADVDFLSMKEIAEKDNRLITFGPVTQRKFLKSLGIDLRLKMILQNATNVQKQQIESGYHMITDEDKMGNCFKVLSLFPFVLKNHLKKWPVAGFETQD; translated from the exons atgtacaatataatatctaacatGAGATTGTTGCgattattacacatttttgaaaaatgtgttAATACATTTTCAACAACGAATATACATACGAAACAACAATATGGAAATTTTACTTTGCTGAAGAGATTATGCTCATcgaattatttagataaaaaatcggATTTGTATCGTCAAttgtatgcaaaaatattagcaTGTGGTCCCATAACACTCGCAGATTATATGAAGGAGATCTTGATTCATCCCACTGCAGGTTATTATACAACTAAAGATGTTATCGGTCAAAAAGGTGATTTCATAACTTCTCCAGAAATCAGTCAACTTTTTGGAGAA atTATAGCAATTTGGATAATCAATGAATGGAGGAAGATTAGCAAAGAATCTATTCAACTTGTAGAATTAGGTCCAGGAAGAGGTACTTTGATCAGTGATATGTTACGG GTAttcaaaaaactaaatattttgaataagatATCAGTTCATTTAGTAGAAGTTAGTCCTGTTTTATCTGTGATTCAAGCAAAGAAATTATGCATAGAAAGCAGAGATAGTGaactaagaataaatgaaaaccaaaaaaattctgttacaCATTACAGAGAAGGTGTTACAAAAGAtggagtaaatatatattggtaTCACACTATCAATGATGTTCCTAGAGAATTCAGTGTATTTATTGCACAGGAATTTTTTGATGCTTTGCCAATACATAAATTCCAG aagacTGACAAAGGTTGGAGAGAAGTCTTAGTGGATATAATACAAGAAcctaaacaagaaaaatttcgatatgTACTTTCACAAATGCCAACAGCTGCTTGTAAAGTATATCTATCT CCAAATGAGAAAAGGGAGCATGTGGAGGTAAGTCCACAGTGTTCcgtaataatagattatatgtCTCAATTTTTATGGGAATGTGGAGGTTTTGctctaataattgattatggGCATGAGGGAGAGAAGACTGATACATTTCGTGCATTTTATCAGCATAAATTACATGATCCCTTGTTAAATCCTGGAACTGCAGATTTAACTGCTGATgttgattttttatctatgaAAGAGATTGcagaaaaagataatagattaattacaTTTGGTCCAGTAACGCaaagaaaatttctgaaaagCCTTGGTATTGATTTacgattaaaaatgattttacaaaatgctACTAATGTTCAAAAGCAACAAATTGAATCAGGATATCATATGATAACAGATGAAGATAAAATGGGAAATTGTTTTAAAGTATTATCTTTGTTTccttttgttttgaaaaatcatttaaaaaaatggccAGTAGCAGGATTTGAGACTCAAGATTAA
- the LOC126848355 gene encoding ATP synthase subunit O, mitochondrial, whose amino-acid sequence MSISKIIVRTFSSSTVAQQLVKPPIQVFGLEGRYVMALYSAASKQNVLDAVEKDLITFQGLLKTDTKLVDFVKNPSIKRRDKVEAFKAIGSKINLNPATANLLTLLAENGRLPKINQIINLYKIIMSANRGEVVCEVITAKPLDADTKGKLVSALKGFLKKDQTILLATKIDPTIIGGMVVSIGDKYVDMSVASKIKKYTDLIQTTV is encoded by the exons atgtctattagtaaaataatt GTACGAACTTTTTCTTCATCGACTGTCGCGCAGCAGCTAGTAaag CCTCCAATTCAAGTTTTTGGATTAGAGGGCAGGTATGTAATGGCTCTTTACTCAGCTGCATCCAAACAGAACGTTTTAGATGCAGTGGAAAAGGATTTGATCACCTTTCag gGTCTCTTGAAAACAGATACCAAATTAGTAGACTTTGTAAAGAATCCTTCGATAAAACGAAGGGATAAGGTGGAAGCTTTTAAAGCTATTGGAAGTAAGATTAACTTAAATCCAGCTACTGCAAATCTGCTGACATTACTTGCAGAGAATGGCCGACTGCCAAAAATCAACCAAATCatcaatttgtataaaataattatgtctgCTAACAGAGGAGAAGTAGTGTGCGAAGTTATTACTGCAAAACCACTTGATGCAGATACCAAGGGCAAACTGGTGTCAGCTTTAAAAGGTTTCTTGAAGAAAGATCAAACTATTTTACTCGCTACTAAAATAGATCCCACAATTATTGGTGGCATGGTGGTTTCAATAGGTGACAAATATGTAGATATGAGTGTCgctagtaaaattaaaaagtatactGATCTTATCCAAACCACAGTTTAA